In Humulus lupulus chromosome 6, drHumLupu1.1, whole genome shotgun sequence, a single genomic region encodes these proteins:
- the LOC133785097 gene encoding vegetative cell wall protein gp1-like, with product PLPPLPPLPLLPLPPLPPLPLLPLPPLPLLPPPLLPPPPLPLPPLPLPPLPLPPLPLPPLPLLPLQLLPLPLLLPLLPLPMPLPLPMPLPLLPLPPLPLLPLLLPPLLLPLLPQPLLPQPLLPPLPLLPPLPLPPLPLPLPPLPLLMLPLLLPPMPPPPPLNQNANFDYLPEHVKKAEINKCLAGLAEENNPPSLIEEVSLADGL from the exons CCGCTGCCGCCGCTGCCGCCGCTGCCGCTGTTGCCGCTGCCGCCGCTGCCGCCGCTGCCGCTGTTGCCGCTGCCGCCGCTGCCGCTGCTGCCGCCGCCGCTGCTGCCGCCGCCGCCGCTGCCGCTGCCGCCGCTGCCGCTGCCGCCGCTGCCGCTGCCGCCGCTGCCGCTGCCGCCGCTGCCGCTGCTGCCGCTGCAGCTGCTGCCGCTGCCGCTGCTGCTGCCGCTGCTGCCGCTGCCAATGCCGCTGCCGCTGCCAATGCCGCTGCCGTTGCTGCCGCTGCCGCCGCTGCCGCTGCTGCCGCTGCTGCTGCCGCCGCTGCTGCTGCCGCTGCTGCCGCAGCCGCTGCTGCCGCAGCCGCTGCTGCCGCCGCTGCCGCTGCTGCCGCCGCTGCCTCTGCCGCCGCTGCCGCTGCCTCTGCCGCCGCTGCCGCTGCTGATGCTGCCGCTGCTGCTGCCGCCGatgccgccgccgccgccgct CAATCAAAATGCCAATTTTGATTATCTCCCAGAACATGTGAAGAAGGCAGAGATAAACAAATGCCTTGCTGGACTTGCCGAGGAGAACAACCCCCCCTCTCTTATAGAAGAGGTTTCCCTTGCTGATGGTCTTTAA